The DNA sequence CATTAGATTAAACCACCAAACCAGACTTCATATCGATTCCTCCATTTGTTGACATAATGCGGAGTATACGGTCTGTTTTACATGCGTTATATGGTGTTAACTATCCGGGTTTTACTCAGACTCGAAAAACAGTGTTACGAATTAAAGAGAAGCGAGTTACTTTTTTGCTTCGGGTGAGCAAAGACACTCAATCAAACGCTCAACCTGTTTAACGCAACAGCCGCTTCCCATTGTAGCATAGGTCTGTTTTTTAACCTCAGCCACCGTGGTAGCTCCATCTACAATGGCATTTATAATATCTATCTTAAGAACCTCATTACAGACACATAAATTTCGGTCTAAATTCTTCTTAAGAATAGGTGGGAGTTTATCCAGGGGATTTGTGACGGGTTCAGTTTTCAAAGTACGGGCAGTATAAACACCCTGTCTAACTTCAGTCAAATCGAAACATTAAGAGACAAGGTGACAGACCTGCTCACCTCTTTTCGACTCAGGCATATAAAATTTTATACGTTATACACCTGATACTACCACTCATTCTTGTTCTTTAGCTTCAGAAACACCCGTATACTTAAAAACAAGTCTAGCAATGTACCGATTAGTTGGGCGAAAAACATAGGCTGCTGCAGGTGTCATAAAACCAAAGAAAACCATTTCTTCATTGTCACTAGCAACGAAAAGCACTAGCACAGCTATAAGAGCAATAATTATCAGGGCATATATAATCCATGCTCT is a window from the endosymbiont of Galathealinum brachiosum genome containing:
- a CDS encoding (2Fe-2S)-binding protein; translation: MKTEPVTNPLDKLPPILKKNLDRNLCVCNEVLKIDIINAIVDGATTVAEVKKQTYATMGSGCCVKQVERLIECLCSPEAKK